In Candidatus Contubernalis alkalaceticus, the following proteins share a genomic window:
- a CDS encoding LapA family protein, giving the protein MRIIFLLLALLVGLVIAVVAMINNEVVTVNYLFGQGSLTLFMLILGSAFAGAMFVGFLGIFRSIHNYMNSQGDRGHKKELERRVKLLEGEKEKLEAELGKQQKEREDAAAKAHGDLVDEKKKLEEELKKQQKEREDTAAKERD; this is encoded by the coding sequence ATGAGAATAATATTCCTTTTGTTGGCGCTACTGGTTGGTTTGGTTATAGCTGTAGTGGCTATGATCAATAATGAAGTTGTTACTGTGAACTATCTTTTTGGCCAGGGGAGCCTTACTTTGTTTATGCTGATCCTGGGTTCCGCCTTTGCGGGGGCAATGTTTGTGGGCTTTTTGGGTATCTTTCGCAGCATCCATAACTATATGAATTCACAGGGTGATCGCGGCCACAAAAAAGAGTTGGAGCGACGCGTTAAACTTCTCGAGGGTGAGAAGGAAAAGCTGGAAGCCGAGTTGGGCAAGCAGCAGAAAGAACGTGAAGATGCTGCTGCGAAAGCGCATGGTGATTTAGTGGATGAGAAGAAAAAACTTGAAGAAGAGTTAAAAAAGCAGCAGAAAGAACGTGAAGATACTGCTGCGAAAGAGCGTGATTGA
- a CDS encoding NHLP leader peptide family RiPP precursor, with protein sequence MNREEMNKKMGQIIAKAWSDAEFKAKLLAHPKETLKEEGVEIPEGVQVNAVENTARQFHLVIPQKLDELSDQDLEGVAGGTFLSLELPLW encoded by the coding sequence ATGAACAGAGAAGAAATGAATAAGAAAATGGGCCAGATTATTGCAAAGGCATGGTCCGACGCAGAGTTCAAAGCCAAGTTATTAGCACATCCAAAAGAGACGCTGAAGGAGGAAGGGGTAGAAATACCAGAAGGAGTCCAGGTGAATGCAGTGGAGAACACCGCCCGGCAGTTCCATTTGGTTATTCCACAGAAACTGGATGAATTGAGTGACCAGGACTTAGAAGGGGTTGCAGGTGGTACTTTTCTGTCTTTAGAACTACCGCTTTGGTAG
- a CDS encoding HAMP domain-containing protein — protein MKKLYIRFALTMFVIVTASSFAAALLTFLFGHFLFPQLLVETPEVAFRLRGLLVPVLTIISSVFLISFSSKRATAPIVDLSKATKKIAKGHFNIVIKPSMRKDEIGGMMDGTQFGQLFPLTGDPLPGSVSSFPCGPPEHPEMHSAKIKNKTMTIHNITFFSLSTVTPASSK, from the coding sequence ATGAAAAAGCTCTATATACGCTTTGCACTCACCATGTTTGTGATTGTAACGGCATCTTCATTTGCAGCCGCACTCCTTACTTTTTTGTTTGGGCATTTCCTATTTCCCCAGCTTCTTGTAGAAACTCCCGAAGTTGCCTTTCGGCTAAGAGGTTTACTTGTCCCTGTACTAACAATCATCAGCAGCGTTTTTTTAATTTCCTTTTCTTCCAAGAGAGCAACCGCTCCCATTGTGGACTTATCCAAAGCAACAAAAAAAATTGCAAAGGGTCACTTTAACATTGTTATCAAGCCTTCCATGCGCAAAGATGAAATCGGGGGAATGATGGACGGCACCCAGTTCGGCCAGTTGTTCCCGCTGACCGGGGATCCATTGCCGGGCTCTGTATCCTCTTTCCCTTGCGGACCCCCGGAACACCCCGAAATGCATAGTGCAAAAATCAAAAACAAAACTATGACAATACACAATATTACCTTTTTTTCTTTAAGCACTGTCACCCCTGCCTCCTCCAAATAG
- a CDS encoding alpha/beta fold hydrolase yields the protein MLRILGIIIMIILFIAVIIVFALKINHNNQLREEAQEYLPPGRIVEVNDKKLHVYTEGEGDITIVFMAGHGTSNPTLDFKPLWMRMIDDYRIAVVEKPGYGWSETSNSPRDIDTMLEETRKMLELSGEKAPYVLFPHSMSGLEAIYWAQKYPDEVKAIIGLDPCTPETINLIPEPQKIQLYFMYFISRIGLSRFIPESEVGENLPLMKSNEISEEDKDQYLAVFYKSSFSKDMLREINYLKDNAKTVAKNEVPINTPMYFFISDDQETSAMGWKEALSDYLSNITFGKYMQLATGHYVHYDKADIIAEEAKAFLEGIK from the coding sequence ATGTTAAGAATACTAGGAATTATAATAATGATTATATTGTTCATAGCAGTCATTATTGTTTTTGCACTTAAAATTAACCATAATAATCAATTAAGAGAAGAAGCTCAAGAATATCTGCCACCAGGAAGAATTGTAGAAGTAAATGATAAAAAGTTACATGTATACACAGAAGGCGAAGGAGATATTACAATTGTTTTTATGGCGGGGCACGGCACCAGCAATCCAACATTGGATTTTAAGCCCTTATGGATGAGGATGATAGATGACTACAGGATTGCAGTAGTAGAGAAACCAGGTTATGGCTGGAGTGAGACATCAAATAGTCCAAGGGATATAGATACAATGCTTGAAGAAACCCGTAAGATGCTGGAGCTTTCAGGGGAGAAGGCTCCTTATGTACTCTTTCCCCATTCCATGTCAGGATTAGAGGCAATATATTGGGCTCAAAAATATCCTGATGAAGTAAAAGCAATTATTGGCTTGGACCCATGTACGCCTGAAACAATAAATCTAATTCCTGAACCTCAAAAAATACAGCTATATTTTATGTATTTTATATCAAGAATAGGCTTATCCAGATTTATACCGGAATCTGAAGTAGGTGAAAATTTGCCTCTAATGAAATCAAATGAAATATCAGAAGAAGATAAAGATCAATATTTAGCTGTTTTTTATAAAAGTTCTTTTTCAAAAGATATGTTAAGAGAAATAAATTATTTGAAAGATAATGCCAAAACAGTAGCAAAAAATGAAGTTCCTATCAACACCCCCATGTACTTTTTTATTTCCGATGACCAAGAGACTAGTGCGATGGGTTGGAAAGAAGCATTATCTGATTATCTTTCTAATATTACTTTTGGAAAGTATATGCAGCTTGCCACTGGTCATTATGTCCATTATGATAAAGCAGATATAATTGCTGAGGAGGCTAAAGCGTTTCTTGAAGGTATAAAGTAA
- a CDS encoding NAD(P)/FAD-dependent oxidoreductase: MYDVVIIGAGPTGCTAARELACNGYKVLLVEKFKLPRNKSCSGILIKKSMDLVRQYFGEDTPEFTMCKPTDNRGMIFTSDKGEYRFKQEGLNIWRSSFDYWLASKAAEAGAELRDETATLSCKEQENCVLVNLKGTSIYFEKAKVVILCDGAVGSVKRKLTRTPQSYITTYQTFNKGSIDLDHHYFYAYLQPHLSEYDAWFNVKDDYLIFGVSVKDTSILEDYYSKFITYMGKQHNAKIEKQEKIEKWLMPHIMPGCPIEYGNRKVLFAGETAGFLNPMGEGISAGMESGYAAAKAIEKIDLNSHIDLVELYTFYQNNTFALKNYMKRQWNFVAHMSGTFNHMKL; the protein is encoded by the coding sequence ATGTATGATGTAGTTATAATTGGCGCAGGCCCAACAGGCTGTACAGCCGCACGGGAGTTGGCCTGTAATGGATATAAAGTATTATTGGTTGAAAAATTCAAGCTGCCAAGAAACAAGTCCTGCTCGGGTATCCTTATTAAGAAGTCAATGGATTTGGTCCGGCAATACTTTGGCGAAGATACGCCGGAGTTTACCATGTGTAAGCCTACCGATAACCGGGGCATGATTTTTACCAGCGATAAAGGAGAGTACCGCTTTAAACAGGAAGGGTTAAATATTTGGCGCAGCTCCTTTGATTACTGGCTAGCATCTAAAGCTGCCGAAGCCGGCGCCGAATTGCGCGACGAAACCGCCACCCTGTCATGTAAGGAACAAGAAAACTGTGTTCTTGTAAATCTCAAGGGCACTTCTATATATTTCGAAAAGGCAAAAGTAGTTATTTTATGTGATGGTGCAGTAGGCTCTGTTAAGCGAAAACTTACTCGTACACCCCAAAGTTATATAACGACTTATCAAACCTTCAATAAAGGTTCCATTGATTTGGATCATCACTATTTTTATGCCTATTTGCAACCCCATCTTTCAGAATATGATGCATGGTTTAATGTAAAGGATGATTATCTCATTTTCGGTGTATCAGTTAAAGATACAAGTATACTTGAAGATTATTATTCCAAATTTATTACCTATATGGGAAAACAGCATAATGCAAAAATAGAAAAGCAGGAGAAAATAGAAAAATGGCTTATGCCACACATTATGCCTGGATGTCCTATAGAATACGGAAACAGAAAAGTGCTGTTTGCAGGTGAAACAGCAGGATTTCTAAACCCTATGGGCGAGGGCATTTCGGCAGGAATGGAAAGTGGATATGCGGCTGCAAAGGCAATTGAGAAAATAGATTTGAACAGCCATATAGATTTAGTGGAGCTATACACTTTTTATCAGAACAACACTTTTGCATTGAAAAATTATATGAAACGACAATGGAATTTTGTTGCCCATATGTCTGGGACATTCAACCACATGAAATTATGA
- a CDS encoding NHLP bacteriocin export ABC transporter permease/ATPase subunit produces MARNIINSKNTPEDFISLSSNQALLLDSSQVVWMVQEGKADVYAVSLRDNIPVGRLIHLFRAEMGQTLFGLDTFLGEGVEMGLLVTGIPDTTLIRRLRSELLKKAREKNSQLLAESAAYMVESWVMDMSLSIFRRVPPTRFKPLEPGDQLDVKEGEAFRPQGNILWIRQCTGASQAAGRKEMTLWAGEDFYPLTGDTWLQAVEDGHIQCRDTLGLVDLKLPDKETALWKALDYFHSFILPCIHNNLKDQEKQERERLIKGVSNNQEYLSQAFEYLEKAVSLEEVLSGEALADPLVEACRRVGLSLGIKIKTPPAWLMTGQQKPSQLIVEVAQASNIRCRRVQLTDKWWKKDNGPLVVFHKETGNPRAVLPVNSNTYHIYDPQTGQEEVLTEEKAQDIHSQAYMLYPSFPDRSLTTLDLLKFIYRRAWRKDLWLAGLMGILGGLLGLVMPFLTGVLFDGVIPMADKGELILMAQFLLVSALAVFFFNVVQLLAVLRVESRVDFSLQAAFWDRLMKLPLSFIQHFSAGDLGSRATGIMMIRHMISGMVINSLFSGVFSLLNFILIFYYLPSLAWIAITLVLGASVITILLGSAQARLQHSVMEIEGKISGLLLQVFGGITRFRMAGAENRAYYLWAKQFGEQRKNQYKSQTIGNYLMTFSAAFPFIASTVIYISFIAVAGGETVSTGIFLAFNAAFTGMVVSLMSLSSQVVVLMQAVPLLRRLRPILEGEPEIDEARLDPGELKGEIEVSRVTFRYNQEDSPVVDDVSLKIKAGQFAAIVGGSGSGKSTLFKMLLGFLRPEKGTVYFDGQDLSTLDLSYLRKQLGVVLQNDRLLPGSILENILGASNLTIDDAREAARMAGLAEDIQNMPMGMHTFIAEGGSTISGGQQQRMLIARAVVKKPRILLFDEATSALDNRTQSMVTQSLEGLKATRLVIAHRLSTVMNADIIYVLEKGRIVQKGTYAQLMAEKGVFQSMAKRQLA; encoded by the coding sequence TTGGCCAGGAATATAATTAACTCCAAAAACACCCCAGAGGATTTTATCTCTCTTTCCAGCAATCAGGCTTTGCTCCTGGACAGTTCCCAGGTGGTATGGATGGTCCAGGAGGGGAAAGCAGATGTGTATGCCGTTTCTCTCCGGGATAATATCCCGGTAGGAAGGCTAATACACCTGTTTCGGGCAGAAATGGGCCAGACCTTGTTCGGTCTTGATACCTTCCTGGGGGAAGGGGTAGAAATGGGCCTTTTGGTTACAGGCATACCGGATACTACCCTGATTCGCCGTTTAAGGTCTGAGCTGTTGAAAAAGGCTCGGGAGAAGAACAGCCAGCTTCTGGCTGAATCAGCCGCTTACATGGTGGAAAGCTGGGTAATGGATATGTCCTTGAGTATATTCCGCCGGGTGCCTCCTACCCGTTTTAAGCCCCTGGAACCAGGGGACCAACTTGACGTTAAAGAGGGCGAAGCCTTTCGCCCCCAGGGGAATATTCTCTGGATCCGCCAATGTACCGGGGCATCTCAAGCAGCCGGCAGGAAAGAAATGACCTTGTGGGCGGGAGAAGACTTTTATCCTCTTACCGGGGATACCTGGCTGCAGGCCGTGGAAGATGGACACATCCAGTGCCGGGATACCCTTGGCCTGGTGGATCTGAAGCTGCCGGACAAGGAGACTGCATTGTGGAAAGCTCTGGATTATTTTCACAGCTTTATTTTACCCTGTATTCATAACAACTTAAAAGATCAGGAAAAGCAGGAACGGGAAAGATTGATTAAGGGGGTTAGTAATAATCAGGAATATTTAAGCCAGGCCTTTGAATATCTGGAGAAAGCTGTTTCTTTAGAAGAAGTTTTATCCGGGGAAGCTCTGGCTGATCCCCTGGTGGAAGCCTGCCGTCGGGTGGGTTTATCCCTGGGGATTAAAATAAAAACTCCCCCCGCCTGGTTGATGACCGGCCAGCAAAAACCATCTCAACTGATAGTTGAGGTTGCCCAGGCCTCCAACATTCGCTGTCGAAGAGTACAGCTTACAGATAAATGGTGGAAAAAGGATAACGGCCCTTTGGTGGTTTTTCACAAAGAAACTGGTAACCCCCGGGCAGTTTTGCCTGTGAACAGCAATACATATCATATTTATGATCCCCAAACGGGACAGGAGGAGGTCTTAACCGAAGAAAAGGCCCAGGATATACATTCCCAGGCCTATATGTTGTACCCCTCTTTTCCGGACCGTTCCCTCACAACTCTGGACCTGTTAAAGTTCATTTACCGGAGGGCCTGGCGAAAGGATTTATGGTTGGCAGGCTTAATGGGTATTCTGGGTGGGCTGTTGGGCCTGGTGATGCCTTTTTTAACCGGGGTGCTCTTTGATGGGGTTATTCCTATGGCCGATAAAGGCGAGCTTATTCTTATGGCCCAGTTTCTCCTGGTGAGCGCCCTTGCAGTTTTCTTTTTTAACGTAGTCCAATTACTGGCGGTCTTGCGGGTGGAAAGCAGAGTTGATTTTTCTCTGCAGGCGGCTTTCTGGGACAGGCTTATGAAACTACCCCTGTCCTTCATTCAGCATTTTTCCGCCGGTGACCTGGGAAGCAGGGCCACAGGAATTATGATGATAAGGCATATGATTTCCGGAATGGTGATTAACTCGTTGTTTTCCGGTGTTTTCTCCTTATTAAATTTCATCTTAATCTTTTATTACCTCCCTTCCTTAGCCTGGATAGCCATTACCCTGGTTTTGGGTGCCAGTGTCATTACCATATTATTGGGATCAGCCCAGGCCAGGCTGCAGCATAGTGTAATGGAAATTGAGGGTAAAATATCCGGGCTGCTGCTGCAGGTATTTGGGGGGATTACCCGGTTTCGTATGGCCGGGGCAGAAAACAGGGCTTATTATCTGTGGGCTAAGCAGTTTGGTGAACAAAGGAAAAACCAATATAAGTCCCAGACTATTGGTAATTACTTGATGACTTTCAGTGCAGCTTTTCCCTTTATTGCGTCAACCGTCATTTATATTTCCTTCATAGCAGTCGCAGGGGGGGAAACTGTTTCTACCGGTATTTTTTTGGCTTTTAACGCCGCTTTTACCGGTATGGTAGTTTCGTTAATGTCCCTTTCCTCACAGGTGGTAGTCTTGATGCAGGCTGTTCCGCTGCTGAGACGGCTGCGTCCTATCCTGGAAGGGGAGCCGGAAATAGATGAAGCCCGCTTAGACCCGGGGGAGTTAAAGGGGGAAATAGAGGTAAGCCGGGTAACCTTTCGCTATAATCAGGAGGATTCACCGGTAGTTGATGATGTTTCTTTAAAGATCAAGGCCGGCCAGTTTGCAGCCATCGTGGGTGGCTCCGGCAGCGGCAAGTCTACTCTCTTTAAAATGCTTTTAGGTTTCCTTCGGCCGGAAAAGGGAACGGTATATTTCGACGGCCAGGACCTTTCAACCCTGGACCTGAGTTACCTGCGGAAACAGCTGGGTGTAGTGCTTCAAAATGATCGGCTGCTGCCGGGATCCATCCTGGAAAATATTTTAGGAGCTTCCAACCTGACTATTGATGATGCCAGGGAGGCGGCCCGTATGGCTGGACTGGCAGAAGACATACAAAATATGCCCATGGGTATGCACACCTTCATCGCTGAAGGAGGGTCTACCATTTCTGGAGGGCAGCAGCAGAGAATGCTTATCGCCAGGGCGGTGGTCAAAAAACCCCGTATTCTTTTGTTCGATGAGGCTACCAGTGCCCTGGACAATCGTACCCAGAGTATGGTAACCCAGAGCCTGGAGGGCCTTAAAGCTACTCGCCTGGTAATTGCCCACCGTTTAAGCACGGTCATGAATGCTGATATCATTTATGTATTGGAAAAAGGTAGGATAGTGCAAAAGGGCACTTATGCTCAGCTGATGGCGGAAAAAGGAGTTTTCCAGTCTATGGCCAAACGGCAGTTAGCCTGA
- a CDS encoding NHLP family bacteriocin export ABC transporter peptidase/permease/ATPase subunit, whose product MINPHHLKNHYTRKFSSKRVKTPTLLQMEAVECGAAALGIILRYYEKYIPLEELRVACGVSRDGSKALNIVKAARNYGLEAKGYRKELAELKEMDMPVILHWNFSHFLVLEGIDRGRVYLNDPAKGPCIVSEEELDHSFTGIVLSFKPTPLFQKSQYRPSLYGSLKSRLSGLKVGLVLIVILGLYLVIPGILMPAFTRIFVDDILLAGRQEWLVPLFFGMGLTILAQLALSWFRQYYLLQLENRLAISSSGKYLWHVLRLPVEFYYQRLMGELGSRVQGNDRVAALLTGQLASAFLDLLVIGFFMLIMLQYDILLTGLALFFALVNLVFLGQMSRKRKDNSSRLMQERGKMIGYSMVGLQMIDTLKATGQEADFFARWAGYQANVVKSEQELGQSALILMSVPQLLMSLAAAFILVAGGYRVMEGMLTIGMLVAFQGLMMNFMEPVTRLVNLGTRLQEVEADMARLDDVMNHPLDSQLETPEDGMEQIEGSPAKLSGQVEIRNVTFGYNPQAPPLIEDFHLSLTPGSRVALVGASGSGKSTVARLVAGLFKPWKGEILFDGQKRTQIPRPVINSSVAVVDQNISMLEGSIRDNITLWDHDLPEIHVIQAAKDAGIDEVISRKKDGYEGTLKEGGRNFSGGERQRLDIARALSNNPTILILDEATSALDPLTEKIIDENIRRRGCTCIMVAHRLSTIRDCDEIIVMEQGKVVQRGTHDQLITQEGLYMKLISSQ is encoded by the coding sequence ATGATTAATCCCCACCACCTGAAAAACCACTATACAAGAAAGTTTTCTTCAAAGCGGGTGAAAACCCCCACGCTGCTGCAGATGGAGGCGGTAGAGTGCGGAGCAGCGGCCCTGGGAATAATTCTCAGGTATTACGAAAAATATATTCCCCTGGAGGAATTAAGGGTAGCCTGTGGGGTTTCCCGGGATGGCTCCAAGGCCTTGAATATAGTGAAGGCAGCCCGGAACTACGGCCTGGAGGCCAAGGGATACCGCAAAGAATTGGCAGAACTTAAAGAAATGGACATGCCTGTAATACTGCACTGGAATTTTAGCCATTTCCTGGTGCTGGAAGGAATAGACCGGGGCAGGGTATACCTGAACGATCCCGCCAAGGGCCCTTGTATTGTAAGCGAAGAAGAACTGGACCATTCCTTTACCGGGATAGTCCTATCCTTTAAACCCACCCCTCTATTTCAAAAAAGCCAATATCGCCCCAGTCTGTACGGTTCTCTAAAAAGCCGTCTCTCTGGGCTGAAGGTAGGACTGGTTCTAATTGTTATCCTGGGACTTTATCTAGTCATACCAGGTATTCTTATGCCGGCATTTACCAGAATATTTGTGGATGATATACTCCTGGCAGGCAGGCAGGAATGGCTTGTACCGCTTTTTTTCGGTATGGGGCTAACCATACTTGCCCAGCTAGCCCTATCCTGGTTTCGCCAGTATTACCTGCTGCAGCTGGAAAACAGATTGGCTATCAGCAGTTCAGGCAAGTACCTTTGGCATGTTCTACGGCTGCCGGTGGAATTTTATTATCAGCGGCTGATGGGGGAGCTGGGCAGCAGGGTCCAGGGAAACGATAGAGTTGCTGCCCTTCTTACAGGACAGCTGGCTTCTGCTTTCCTGGATTTACTGGTAATAGGTTTCTTTATGCTAATTATGCTGCAGTATGATATTTTACTGACGGGATTGGCCCTCTTTTTTGCCCTTGTGAACCTGGTATTTCTGGGCCAAATGTCCCGGAAAAGAAAAGATAACAGCAGCAGGCTCATGCAGGAACGGGGTAAAATGATTGGTTATTCCATGGTGGGGCTGCAGATGATTGATACCCTTAAAGCTACCGGCCAGGAAGCAGATTTCTTTGCCCGATGGGCAGGCTATCAGGCAAATGTAGTTAAATCTGAACAGGAACTGGGGCAGTCTGCTCTAATCCTGATGTCTGTTCCTCAGCTGCTGATGTCTTTGGCCGCCGCATTTATATTGGTTGCCGGTGGGTATCGGGTTATGGAGGGAATGCTTACCATAGGTATGTTGGTAGCGTTCCAGGGACTTATGATGAATTTCATGGAACCGGTAACCAGACTGGTAAATTTAGGGACCAGACTGCAGGAAGTGGAAGCCGATATGGCAAGGTTGGATGACGTGATGAATCATCCTTTGGACTCGCAGCTGGAGACACCAGAGGATGGGATGGAGCAAATAGAGGGTTCCCCCGCCAAGCTTTCTGGACAGGTAGAAATTCGAAATGTTACCTTTGGATATAATCCTCAGGCCCCCCCCTTGATCGAAGATTTCCATTTGAGCCTTACCCCCGGTTCCCGGGTAGCCCTGGTAGGAGCCTCCGGCAGTGGCAAATCCACTGTAGCACGCTTAGTTGCCGGTCTCTTTAAGCCCTGGAAGGGAGAAATCCTTTTTGACGGCCAAAAACGAACCCAAATACCCCGCCCGGTAATTAACAGTTCCGTGGCGGTAGTAGATCAAAATATCAGTATGCTGGAGGGCTCGATCCGGGACAACATTACCCTGTGGGACCACGACTTACCGGAGATACACGTTATACAGGCGGCTAAAGATGCAGGCATTGATGAAGTCATATCCCGGAAAAAGGATGGCTACGAGGGCACTCTGAAGGAGGGGGGACGGAATTTCAGCGGTGGGGAAAGGCAGAGGCTTGATATCGCCCGGGCTCTCAGCAATAATCCTACCATACTGATTCTAGATGAAGCAACCAGTGCACTGGATCCTCTCACGGAAAAGATTATCGATGAAAATATCCGAAGGCGGGGCTGCACCTGCATTATGGTGGCCCACCGTCTCAGCACAATCAGAGATTGCGACGAAATAATTGTCATGGAGCAGGGAAAAGTAGTTCAGCGGGGAACCCATGACCAGCTAATAACACAGGAAGGCCTTTATATGAAACTTATTAGCAGTCAATAA
- a CDS encoding type II toxin-antitoxin system RelB/DinJ family antitoxin: MAKTTNLNIRVDEELKRQAEAIFSELGLNMSTAMNMFLRYSVRYGGIPFDLRIEKPNAETMAAIDDVNNNRNMSKSFDSVDALMEDLHA; the protein is encoded by the coding sequence ATGGCCAAAACAACAAACCTTAACATACGCGTTGATGAAGAATTAAAACGCCAGGCAGAAGCTATTTTTTCTGAACTGGGACTCAATATGTCTACTGCTATGAACATGTTTCTGCGTTATTCCGTTCGCTACGGAGGTATTCCCTTTGACCTTCGTATTGAAAAGCCGAATGCTGAAACCATGGCTGCAATTGATGATGTCAACAACAACCGCAACATGAGCAAATCCTTTGACAGCGTCGATGCGTTGATGGAGGATTTGCATGCTTAA
- a CDS encoding NHLP bacteriocin system secretion protein yields MQQPGLYRKEALRKLSSPEQLDNMLTITSPRSWMAVAAVGLIFLSLLVWGCFGSVTSQVAGQGIIIRPGGIARVASSTGGQVVTINTVSKEGVNQGQMVVEIRNSEGETIPVYSNYGGRVLELFIREGDLVSPGSLLFSMEVGREDDLEKMETILFVPVEVGQKISPGMEVNIAPTVVNKEEFGFMVGKVRDVSEFPSTFEGLLNILGNEELAMRLAGETLSVQVTVELLTDEDSPSGYRWTSGQGPDISINSGTICQGFIITQKERPAALVFPALER; encoded by the coding sequence ATGCAGCAGCCAGGCCTATATCGCAAAGAAGCTTTGAGAAAGCTTTCCTCGCCGGAACAGCTGGACAACATGCTGACCATAACCAGTCCCCGGAGCTGGATGGCTGTAGCAGCAGTGGGTCTCATTTTTTTGTCTTTATTGGTCTGGGGCTGCTTCGGCAGCGTTACCTCTCAGGTGGCCGGCCAGGGTATAATCATAAGGCCCGGGGGTATAGCCCGGGTGGCTTCCAGCACCGGTGGGCAGGTAGTTACTATTAATACTGTTTCAAAAGAAGGCGTTAATCAGGGGCAGATGGTCGTAGAGATAAGAAATTCTGAAGGAGAGACAATACCGGTCTACAGTAATTATGGAGGGCGGGTTTTGGAATTATTTATCCGGGAAGGGGACCTGGTCAGCCCCGGTTCACTGCTGTTCAGTATGGAAGTAGGCCGGGAGGACGATCTGGAAAAGATGGAAACTATACTTTTTGTGCCCGTTGAAGTGGGGCAGAAGATTTCTCCCGGGATGGAAGTTAACATAGCTCCGACAGTAGTAAACAAAGAAGAATTTGGCTTCATGGTAGGAAAGGTAAGGGATGTATCTGAGTTCCCTTCTACCTTTGAGGGCCTCTTGAATATTTTAGGGAATGAAGAACTGGCCATGAGACTGGCGGGCGAAACCCTGTCTGTCCAGGTTACAGTGGAACTGTTAACAGATGAAGATTCTCCCAGTGGTTACCGGTGGACCAGCGGTCAGGGGCCGGATATCTCCATTAACAGCGGAACTATTTGTCAGGGTTTTATTATTACCCAAAAGGAACGTCCAGCTGCTTTAGTCTTTCCAGCTCTTGAAAGGTAA
- a CDS encoding type II toxin-antitoxin system RelE/ParE family toxin — MLKIRYSSRFKKDFKTIIKRGYDVKLFEEVLRLLVEEKPLSAKYLDHPLVGSYGGHRECHITPDWLLIYKIEKDILTLSLTRIGTHSDLF, encoded by the coding sequence ATGCTTAAAATCAGATACTCCAGCCGTTTTAAAAAAGATTTCAAAACCATTATAAAGCGGGGTTATGATGTTAAGCTTTTTGAAGAAGTGCTACGCCTTCTGGTTGAAGAAAAGCCTCTCTCCGCAAAGTATCTTGACCATCCCCTTGTTGGCAGCTATGGCGGGCATCGCGAATGCCATATCACACCGGACTGGTTGCTCATTTATAAAATTGAAAAAGACATCTTAACCTTGTCACTTACGCGAATAGGAACCCATAGCGATTTGTTTTAA